A stretch of the Symmachiella macrocystis genome encodes the following:
- a CDS encoding DUF1501 domain-containing protein, translating to MFSPSLLDRRGFLGNVYTALAGIGLGHLSGRDMFASDAAWAPGQGKTHFPPKAHRVLQIFCPGAASHMDLWEHKPALDKMHGQPLPGEENLVSFQGKNGALMKSPWAFAPAGESGKMFTSLLPHMSQHVDDIAFVHSMTSKTNTHGPGCVFMNTGHTTEGFPSTGAWMSYALGSANDNLPTYVAIPDIRGEPPNGKANWSNGFLPARHQAIMMSSHQPIRNLQRPSAISADEENASRKLLEQLNQRHAEGNPGQSELLARISAYELAARMQLSAPEVSDLASESAAVHKMYGTGDTNKLKAGYARNCLLTRRLLERGVRYVNLYCASRASGVDGLLNWDAHKTLKPDYERHGPVFDQPTAALLSDLKKSGLLEDTLVLWTTEFGRMPTHQAGTTGRDHNPDGFTCWMMGAGVKGGISYGATDEFGRRAAENITTVWDFYATVLHLLGYDHTKLTWYHNGLDRRLTDVHGHLIDPLLA from the coding sequence ATGTTTTCTCCCTCGTTACTCGATCGCCGCGGCTTCCTCGGCAATGTCTATACGGCGCTGGCCGGTATTGGACTGGGACATCTGTCCGGGCGCGATATGTTCGCCAGCGATGCCGCTTGGGCGCCGGGCCAAGGCAAAACGCATTTCCCGCCCAAAGCCCATCGAGTCCTGCAAATTTTCTGCCCGGGGGCGGCATCTCACATGGACCTGTGGGAGCACAAACCGGCGCTGGATAAAATGCACGGGCAACCTCTGCCCGGTGAAGAAAACCTGGTGAGTTTTCAAGGCAAAAACGGCGCACTGATGAAAAGCCCGTGGGCGTTTGCTCCCGCTGGCGAAAGCGGAAAGATGTTCACCAGCCTGTTGCCGCACATGAGTCAGCATGTCGACGACATCGCCTTTGTCCACTCGATGACGTCCAAAACCAACACGCACGGCCCTGGGTGTGTGTTCATGAACACCGGCCACACAACCGAAGGCTTTCCCAGCACCGGCGCTTGGATGAGTTATGCGCTGGGCAGCGCGAATGACAACCTTCCGACTTACGTCGCCATCCCCGACATTCGCGGCGAACCGCCCAATGGCAAAGCCAATTGGAGCAACGGCTTCCTTCCCGCCCGACACCAAGCGATCATGATGAGCTCGCACCAGCCGATTCGCAATCTGCAGCGTCCGAGTGCGATATCGGCCGACGAAGAAAACGCGTCGCGCAAACTCTTGGAGCAACTGAATCAACGGCATGCCGAGGGCAATCCCGGCCAATCAGAACTGCTCGCGCGGATCTCGGCCTATGAACTGGCGGCACGCATGCAACTGTCCGCACCGGAGGTCTCGGACCTAGCCTCGGAGTCAGCCGCCGTGCATAAAATGTACGGAACCGGCGATACCAACAAATTGAAAGCAGGCTACGCCCGCAACTGCTTGTTAACCCGGCGACTGCTGGAACGGGGAGTGCGGTACGTTAACCTCTACTGTGCATCCCGCGCATCGGGCGTCGACGGACTACTCAACTGGGATGCCCATAAAACTCTCAAGCCCGATTACGAGCGGCATGGCCCGGTGTTCGATCAACCGACGGCGGCGCTGCTGAGCGACCTGAAGAAATCCGGACTGCTGGAGGATACGTTGGTGCTGTGGACGACGGAATTCGGTCGCATGCCCACGCATCAAGCCGGCACAACGGGACGCGATCACAACCCCGACGGATTCACCTGTTGGATGATGGGGGCCGGCGTGAAAGGCGGCATCAGTTACGGCGCAACCGACGAATTTGGCCGCCGCGCCGCTGAAAACATCACCACGGTTTGGGACTTTTACGCCACGGTGCTGCACTTGCTGGGCTACGACCACACCAAATTAACTTGGTACCACAACGGCCTCGACCGGCGACTGACGGATGTCCACGGACACTTGATCGACCCGTTGTTGGCTTAA
- a CDS encoding SpoIIE family protein phosphatase: MTDLVVLLAFTGAVILIATWITGAETIEQLSTSLIERTALRTEGQLQSFFGTVRKQVLVGQGWAATDILDATDYEAMNKLFVPILEQHPQLSSMMVANSNGAEYLLLRDPVDPHVWSNRIVQADAWGKRVYNREWNSETGQLVEGFDTLDYDPRKRIWFQRALDTTTAEPVYWTKPVIFYVTKDPGITASTQWVGPSESPLTTVVAYDLLLMDISRFTTNLNVSKHGKAFVMVEDNETGELNVVGLPRDAGFQSAEAIRDTLTFVPPDAAVADTAAQLPPADSLHIPALTAATQAWKTHGQPDDPLPFSVDGENWWAGFRLFQQGPNRFWIGVVVPEQDFSAGIRRQQILLIGLVIGVLLIGMIRAVTLSRRFSTPIVALVRQSERISRGDLEPQTPIVSEVEEIRRLAEAHDNMREGLKSVIKLEKLERDLDIAREIQLGLLPQQSPQTPEFEIAGWNRPADKTGGDYYDWLVLPNGKTLFTLADVAGHGIGPALIVSVYRAYMRATAGDGTGALNDVIGRLNELLCVDMPEGRFITAVVGVVRSEDCRVELLSAGHAPMFFYESATATLHNWEADDLPLGITGGLTFNDARQIPFAPGDTLVLTTDGFFEATNSADEPYGIETLEQFIRDHHSLPPDEFIQRLYQDVEKHVAGEVQADDLTALVIKRTTNPG; encoded by the coding sequence ATGACTGATCTCGTTGTGCTTCTCGCATTCACAGGCGCCGTAATTCTGATTGCGACCTGGATCACCGGGGCGGAGACCATTGAGCAACTTTCGACCTCGCTGATCGAACGCACGGCGCTGCGAACCGAAGGACAACTGCAATCATTTTTTGGCACTGTGCGAAAGCAAGTGCTCGTCGGACAGGGTTGGGCAGCGACTGACATACTGGATGCCACCGATTACGAGGCCATGAACAAACTGTTCGTGCCGATTCTCGAACAACATCCGCAGCTTTCGTCGATGATGGTCGCCAACTCCAACGGCGCCGAATATCTGTTGCTCCGCGATCCGGTCGATCCGCACGTCTGGTCCAACCGAATCGTTCAAGCCGATGCGTGGGGAAAACGTGTCTACAATCGGGAATGGAACTCAGAGACCGGTCAGCTTGTCGAGGGGTTTGACACTTTGGATTACGATCCCCGAAAGCGGATTTGGTTTCAGCGGGCGTTAGACACCACTACTGCTGAACCGGTGTATTGGACGAAACCGGTCATTTTTTACGTCACCAAGGATCCGGGTATCACCGCGTCGACGCAGTGGGTCGGCCCGTCCGAGTCACCCCTCACAACCGTCGTAGCCTATGACTTGCTGCTAATGGATATTTCCCGTTTCACCACAAACCTAAACGTCAGCAAACATGGCAAGGCGTTTGTGATGGTCGAAGACAACGAAACAGGTGAGTTGAACGTCGTAGGGCTGCCCAGAGATGCAGGTTTTCAATCAGCAGAAGCCATACGCGATACATTAACCTTTGTCCCCCCCGACGCTGCCGTCGCAGACACCGCGGCGCAGCTTCCGCCCGCCGACAGCCTCCACATCCCCGCATTGACCGCTGCAACGCAGGCTTGGAAGACGCACGGTCAGCCGGATGACCCGCTACCGTTTTCGGTCGATGGTGAGAATTGGTGGGCCGGTTTTCGCTTATTTCAACAAGGCCCCAACCGGTTTTGGATTGGAGTGGTTGTCCCGGAGCAAGATTTCTCGGCCGGGATTCGTCGCCAACAAATATTGTTGATCGGCTTGGTGATCGGAGTGTTATTAATCGGAATGATTCGAGCAGTCACGTTATCGCGACGCTTCAGCACCCCGATTGTTGCACTTGTCCGCCAAAGCGAACGTATCAGCCGCGGCGACCTCGAACCGCAGACTCCGATCGTTTCCGAAGTGGAAGAGATCCGTCGTCTTGCCGAAGCGCACGACAACATGCGCGAGGGACTGAAATCGGTGATCAAATTGGAAAAACTCGAACGGGATCTCGATATTGCTCGAGAAATCCAGTTGGGATTGCTCCCCCAACAATCGCCGCAGACTCCCGAATTTGAGATCGCCGGCTGGAATCGCCCGGCCGACAAGACCGGCGGCGATTACTACGATTGGCTCGTGTTGCCCAACGGAAAGACGTTATTCACGCTGGCCGACGTGGCCGGACACGGCATCGGTCCCGCGCTAATTGTCTCCGTCTATCGAGCCTACATGCGTGCCACAGCCGGTGACGGTACCGGCGCGCTCAATGACGTCATCGGCCGACTCAACGAGCTACTCTGCGTCGATATGCCCGAAGGGCGGTTCATCACTGCGGTGGTGGGTGTCGTTCGTTCCGAAGATTGCCGTGTCGAACTGCTTTCCGCCGGACATGCCCCGATGTTTTTCTACGAATCCGCGACCGCGACGTTGCACAACTGGGAGGCGGACGACTTGCCGTTAGGCATTACCGGAGGCCTGACGTTTAACGATGCGCGGCAAATCCCCTTTGCACCGGGGGATACGTTGGTCCTTACTACCGACGGATTTTTTGAGGCGACCAATTCAGCGGATGAACCTTACGGTATTGAGACCCTGGAACAATTCATCCGGGATCACCATTCCTTGCCGCCTGACGAGTTTATCCAACGTCTCTACCAAGACGTCGAGAAACATGTTGCCGGCGAGGTCCAAGCCGATGATCTGACAGCATTGGTCATCAAGCGGACCACGAACCCCGGCTGA
- a CDS encoding DEAD/DEAH box helicase: MKTFQEIDLIAPVQRALADEKYETPTPIQAQTIPATMQGRDVLGCAQTGTGKTAAFAVPILNQLGQGNRKSTPKRPLVLALAPTRELAIQIGASFAVYGRHLKLRQALVYGGVNQGKQVRAMNRGAHILVATPGRLLDLMNQGHIKLDQLEMFVLDEADRMLDMGFLPDLKRIISHLPEKRQSLFFSATLPPSIIKLSQSLLHKPVSVNVTPETTSVERIEQRLLYVDRAEKKKLLKTILTSEGVDRALVFTKTKRTANLLEKQLLKDGIAATAIHGDKSQNARQRALEAFRRKQVNVLVATDVAARGIDIDNITHVVNFDLPIEPENYVHRIGRTGRAGAEGIALSFCCADERRELRSIERLIGQKVPIDPEQSLPEPAELKSGGSSHRRRDAGSKRSKFKRSASKRSGAKGSGPKGPGSHSSGAKSSGAKSSGGKGAGKYRKVEAASGSGSSKPKRRPGRKPKKSGQRAAQST; encoded by the coding sequence TTGAAGACGTTTCAGGAAATTGATTTGATTGCGCCCGTGCAACGTGCATTGGCTGACGAGAAATACGAAACCCCCACGCCGATCCAGGCGCAGACCATTCCGGCTACTATGCAGGGACGGGATGTGTTGGGGTGCGCTCAAACCGGGACTGGAAAAACAGCGGCGTTCGCCGTGCCGATTCTTAACCAACTCGGACAAGGGAATCGCAAGTCGACGCCCAAACGGCCGTTAGTCTTGGCTTTGGCTCCCACGCGGGAATTGGCGATCCAGATTGGCGCCAGCTTTGCGGTCTATGGGCGACATTTAAAACTGCGGCAGGCTTTGGTCTACGGTGGTGTGAATCAAGGCAAGCAGGTCCGGGCTATGAATCGAGGAGCTCACATCTTGGTGGCGACACCGGGACGGTTGCTCGATTTGATGAACCAAGGACACATCAAACTGGATCAGTTGGAAATGTTCGTTTTGGACGAAGCGGATCGCATGCTCGACATGGGATTTCTGCCGGACCTCAAACGGATCATCAGCCATTTGCCCGAGAAACGGCAATCGCTGTTCTTTTCCGCCACCTTGCCGCCGAGCATCATTAAGTTGTCGCAAAGCCTGCTGCACAAGCCGGTCAGCGTCAACGTGACGCCCGAAACGACAAGCGTGGAACGAATTGAACAACGGTTGTTGTATGTCGACCGCGCTGAGAAAAAGAAACTGCTCAAGACAATTCTTACCAGTGAAGGTGTCGATCGCGCCTTGGTGTTCACTAAGACCAAACGGACCGCCAATTTGCTGGAAAAGCAGTTACTCAAAGATGGCATTGCTGCCACAGCCATTCATGGCGACAAATCGCAAAATGCACGGCAACGGGCGTTAGAGGCGTTTCGCCGCAAACAAGTGAATGTGCTTGTGGCGACCGACGTTGCTGCTCGTGGAATCGACATTGATAACATTACACATGTCGTCAACTTCGACCTGCCGATCGAACCGGAAAACTACGTGCATCGCATTGGACGCACGGGACGCGCCGGTGCTGAGGGAATCGCCCTGTCGTTTTGCTGTGCGGACGAACGTCGTGAATTGCGATCGATTGAGCGTCTGATCGGGCAAAAGGTGCCGATTGATCCCGAGCAATCTTTGCCCGAGCCTGCTGAGCTCAAATCGGGTGGTTCGTCGCATCGTCGCCGGGATGCCGGTTCAAAACGTTCGAAGTTCAAACGGTCTGCTTCCAAGCGATCGGGGGCAAAAGGCTCCGGTCCCAAGGGTCCGGGATCGCATAGTTCTGGAGCGAAAAGCTCCGGTGCAAAAAGCTCTGGCGGCAAAGGGGCGGGCAAGTACCGCAAGGTTGAAGCCGCGAGCGGTTCCGGTTCCTCGAAGCCGAAACGGCGACCCGGTCGCAAGCCGAAGAAATCAGGTCAACGCGCTGCACAGTCGACCTAA
- a CDS encoding sulfatase family protein, with translation MFRLSSRITVFVIAVISISYAGVAAPPQPPNIVLIVSDDQGYRDLGCFGSDEVKTPHLDQLAKQGVRCTNFYVTWPACTPSRGSILTGRYPQRNGLYDMIRNDVADYGKTFTAEEYAVTPERVLGMDEQEVMISEVLKQAGYATAVFGKWDGGQLLRFLPLQNGFDRYYGFANTGIDYFTHERYGVPSMFRDNQPTTAEQGTYCTYLFQNEAAQFVKEHKDQPFFLYQPFNAPHGASNLDPKIRGAAQAPERYKKMYPQYKDKLVKGKRYGQEALVPSKQKGRLEYLASITCMDDAIGEVLGLLDEYELADNTLVVFFSDNGGSGTADNSPLRGRKGLMFEGGIRVPFIARFPGRIPADSVSDEFLTALELFPMFARLAGAKLPEDIVYDGFDMLPVLTGEKKSERTEMFWERRGDRAARVGNYKWVQSKRGTGLYDLSSDIGEKHDLSAVNPEMLAKLQTRFAQWKKEMAAAEPRGPFRDF, from the coding sequence ATGTTTCGCCTATCTTCGCGAATCACCGTATTCGTGATCGCTGTGATCTCAATCAGTTACGCCGGAGTTGCTGCTCCGCCACAGCCGCCGAATATTGTGCTGATTGTGAGCGACGACCAGGGCTATCGCGATCTGGGTTGCTTCGGCAGTGATGAAGTCAAGACGCCGCACTTGGATCAGTTGGCGAAACAGGGGGTGCGTTGCACGAATTTTTATGTGACGTGGCCCGCTTGTACGCCGTCGCGGGGGAGTATTCTGACTGGGCGTTATCCACAGCGGAACGGCCTGTACGATATGATCCGCAATGATGTGGCGGACTACGGCAAAACCTTCACAGCTGAGGAATACGCTGTGACCCCGGAACGCGTGTTAGGGATGGATGAGCAGGAGGTAATGATATCCGAGGTGCTCAAGCAGGCCGGCTATGCGACGGCGGTGTTTGGCAAATGGGACGGCGGACAGTTGCTGCGGTTTTTGCCACTCCAAAACGGCTTCGACCGGTATTACGGATTTGCCAATACTGGGATCGATTATTTCACGCATGAGCGGTACGGCGTGCCGTCGATGTTCCGTGACAATCAACCGACCACGGCGGAGCAGGGGACGTATTGCACCTATTTGTTTCAAAACGAAGCGGCTCAGTTTGTCAAAGAGCACAAGGACCAGCCGTTTTTTCTCTACCAGCCGTTTAATGCTCCGCACGGGGCATCGAACCTTGATCCCAAAATCCGCGGCGCCGCACAAGCCCCGGAGCGGTACAAGAAGATGTATCCGCAGTACAAGGACAAATTGGTCAAAGGAAAACGGTACGGCCAAGAAGCGCTTGTGCCGAGCAAGCAGAAGGGGCGGTTGGAATATCTGGCATCGATCACCTGTATGGATGATGCCATCGGCGAAGTGCTGGGCCTGTTGGACGAATATGAACTGGCCGACAACACATTGGTGGTCTTTTTTTCCGACAACGGCGGCAGCGGTACAGCTGACAATTCTCCGCTGCGGGGGCGCAAAGGGCTGATGTTCGAAGGGGGCATCCGCGTCCCATTCATCGCACGATTTCCCGGACGGATTCCCGCCGACAGCGTTTCGGATGAGTTTCTGACAGCGTTAGAACTGTTTCCGATGTTCGCGCGATTGGCCGGGGCAAAACTTCCCGAGGATATTGTCTACGACGGGTTTGACATGCTGCCGGTATTGACTGGTGAGAAAAAATCGGAGCGGACAGAAATGTTTTGGGAACGTCGAGGCGACCGGGCGGCGCGTGTGGGAAACTACAAATGGGTCCAATCGAAACGCGGCACCGGACTGTACGATCTGTCGAGCGATATCGGCGAAAAACATGATTTGTCGGCGGTGAATCCGGAAATGTTGGCCAAATTGCAGACGCGTTTTGCCCAATGGAAGAAGGAGATGGCAGCTGCGGAACCGCGGGGGCCGTTTCGTGACTTTTAG
- a CDS encoding DUF1553 domain-containing protein, with product MYPLATRFLQRRQRSAAASSLCAILYGLAVLTSPAMTAAAHGDDKEQAAYFQQKVAPILVGRCLECHGSEHKGELDLRSKATALKGGESGSVIEPGDVDASLLYDYVVNQEMPPKKPLTADEMAVLKQWIETGAYFPPEPLNQFARSTDTRAGYDWWSLRPLAEVSPPTPAGIPAAWNENPIDRFVFAKLAEKQLQPSAPAQRRQLLRRITYDLIGLPPTPEEVDDFLNDDSPDAYERVVDRLLASPHYGEQWGRHWLDVIRFGESRGFERNEIINNAWPFRDYVIRSFNEDKPFDRMVLEHLAGDVIGAGDPDVEIATTFLVSGPYDDVGNQDAAQAAQIRANTIDEIIRATSEAFLGLTVGCSRCHNHKFDPVTQDDYYSLYATFAGVHHGVRVIATAEQKQQHASAVQPLQETQKQLEKQRGELENTINKRGEEKAADFESAWTREPVQRTGAEETFPPVPAKFIRLTVEGVDNNPQARTGYRIEEFEAWTAGPESQNVAAAKNGGKATGRSRTAKDFDAYNAMQTIDGRFGARWIAAGPELTIEFAEPQTIERVLFSSDRAGEAGSQSIATFVCEYRLSVSLDGETWTKVASTADRKPVSDAHRRKRLKDAVITAAENKQLADLGRQLAEVRQQQSKITPLPAWWAGTFSAAGGPFHVFLGGSPQRPGRTAFPASLSTLSKVAPEYQLSNESPEGERRLSLAKWLIADDNPLPARVLANRLWHYHFGTGIVATPSDFGFMGVPPTHPQLLDWLARQLQENGWQLKSLHKKIVMSQAYRQSSTYREDFAKVDADSRYLWRFPPRRLTAEEIRDAMLMAGGKLDRRAGGPGFRLYHYLQDNVATYVPLDDFGPDTYRRSVYHQNARASRIDLMTDFDSPDCAFATPRRSSTTSPLQALTLMNHKFTLDMATALADRIGSELPDSPSPAAQVGRAFELCFCRAPSDDETNACSALVKQHGLPALCRVLLNSNEFIYLN from the coding sequence ATGTACCCCCTTGCAACGCGTTTCTTGCAACGTCGCCAACGTAGTGCTGCTGCCAGCTCACTGTGCGCGATCCTCTATGGATTGGCTGTTCTGACATCTCCAGCGATGACCGCCGCTGCCCATGGGGATGACAAAGAGCAGGCGGCTTATTTCCAACAGAAGGTCGCGCCAATTCTCGTCGGTCGCTGCTTGGAATGTCACGGTTCGGAACACAAGGGTGAACTGGACCTTCGCAGCAAAGCGACCGCGCTGAAAGGGGGCGAGAGCGGATCAGTCATCGAACCGGGGGACGTCGATGCGAGCCTGCTTTACGACTATGTCGTCAACCAAGAAATGCCGCCTAAAAAACCGCTCACCGCCGACGAAATGGCGGTGCTCAAGCAGTGGATCGAAACCGGCGCCTATTTTCCCCCAGAACCGCTGAACCAGTTCGCCAGGTCGACCGACACGCGAGCGGGGTACGACTGGTGGTCATTGCGGCCGCTGGCAGAGGTCTCGCCACCCACACCCGCTGGAATCCCCGCCGCCTGGAACGAAAACCCGATCGACCGTTTTGTCTTCGCCAAGCTGGCCGAAAAGCAACTGCAACCCTCGGCCCCCGCACAGCGCCGCCAACTGCTGCGACGCATCACCTACGACTTGATCGGCTTGCCCCCCACGCCTGAGGAAGTTGACGATTTTCTCAACGACGATTCCCCCGATGCCTATGAACGGGTCGTCGATCGCTTGCTGGCATCGCCACATTACGGCGAACAATGGGGCCGGCATTGGTTGGACGTGATTCGCTTCGGTGAAAGCCGAGGATTCGAGCGCAACGAGATCATCAACAACGCCTGGCCGTTTCGCGATTATGTCATTCGCTCGTTCAACGAAGACAAACCGTTTGACCGCATGGTGCTCGAACATCTCGCCGGCGATGTGATCGGCGCGGGGGATCCCGACGTGGAGATCGCCACCACATTTCTGGTCAGCGGCCCGTACGACGATGTCGGCAATCAAGATGCGGCACAGGCGGCCCAAATCCGAGCGAACACAATCGACGAAATCATTCGCGCCACCAGCGAAGCGTTCCTAGGCCTGACCGTCGGTTGTTCGCGGTGCCACAATCACAAGTTCGATCCGGTCACGCAAGACGACTACTACAGCCTATACGCCACTTTCGCCGGTGTGCATCACGGCGTGCGCGTCATCGCCACAGCGGAACAAAAACAACAACACGCCTCCGCCGTGCAACCACTCCAAGAAACACAGAAACAACTGGAAAAACAACGGGGCGAACTCGAAAACACGATCAACAAACGGGGCGAGGAAAAAGCCGCCGACTTCGAATCCGCCTGGACACGAGAGCCAGTCCAGCGAACCGGCGCTGAGGAAACCTTCCCCCCGGTTCCCGCCAAATTCATCCGACTGACCGTCGAGGGGGTCGATAACAATCCGCAGGCCCGTACCGGCTATCGAATCGAAGAATTCGAAGCCTGGACCGCTGGCCCGGAGAGCCAAAATGTCGCCGCGGCCAAAAACGGCGGCAAGGCGACCGGACGGAGTCGCACGGCAAAAGACTTCGATGCTTATAACGCCATGCAAACCATCGACGGACGATTCGGCGCACGGTGGATTGCTGCCGGACCGGAACTGACGATCGAATTTGCCGAGCCACAAACGATCGAGCGCGTTCTGTTTTCCAGCGATCGCGCCGGGGAGGCAGGGAGCCAGTCGATTGCAACGTTCGTTTGCGAATATCGTCTCAGTGTCTCTCTCGACGGTGAAACATGGACCAAAGTCGCCTCGACGGCCGATCGCAAACCGGTCAGCGACGCTCACCGCCGCAAACGGTTGAAGGATGCCGTCATCACGGCAGCGGAGAATAAACAACTCGCCGACTTGGGGCGCCAACTGGCCGAAGTCCGCCAACAACAATCAAAAATCACACCGCTGCCAGCTTGGTGGGCGGGCACATTCTCAGCTGCCGGCGGGCCGTTTCACGTCTTTTTGGGGGGCAGTCCTCAGCGTCCCGGACGCACGGCCTTTCCCGCAAGTCTATCGACATTGAGCAAAGTCGCCCCGGAGTATCAACTTTCCAACGAATCCCCGGAAGGCGAACGGAGACTCTCCCTGGCCAAATGGCTTATCGCCGATGACAATCCCCTGCCCGCCCGCGTGTTGGCCAACCGTCTGTGGCATTACCATTTTGGAACCGGCATCGTCGCCACGCCCAGCGATTTCGGTTTCATGGGTGTCCCGCCCACTCATCCGCAACTGCTGGACTGGCTAGCAAGGCAATTGCAGGAAAACGGCTGGCAGCTCAAGTCGCTGCACAAAAAAATTGTGATGTCGCAAGCCTACCGGCAGTCGTCGACCTATCGTGAGGATTTCGCCAAAGTCGATGCGGACAGCCGCTACCTGTGGCGTTTTCCACCGCGACGATTGACGGCTGAAGAAATCCGCGACGCCATGTTGATGGCCGGCGGGAAACTGGATCGTCGCGCGGGAGGGCCAGGATTTCGCCTCTACCACTATTTGCAGGACAACGTCGCCACCTATGTCCCGTTGGATGATTTTGGACCGGACACGTATCGTCGTAGCGTCTATCACCAAAATGCACGTGCTTCACGGATCGACTTGATGACCGATTTCGATAGCCCCGACTGCGCGTTCGCGACGCCGCGCCGCTCCTCGACCACATCACCGCTGCAAGCACTGACCTTGATGAACCACAAATTCACGCTCGACATGGCTACCGCACTGGCGGACCGTATCGGGAGCGAACTACCTGATTCGCCCTCGCCCGCTGCACAGGTCGGACGTGCGTTTGAACTCTGTTTCTGCCGTGCACCTTCCGACGACGAGACAAATGCTTGCTCGGCACTTGTGAAACAACACGGTTTGCCGGCGCTGTGCCGTGTCCTGTTGAACTCAAACGAGTTCATTTATTTGAATTGA
- a CDS encoding calcium-binding protein: MIESLEDRKLMTANMEIGESVVVGGSTLPKGNQQLFIQGSAGDDHIEISYHSRQAGVTKVQATIRDADGNVLIQNIYNSEDFEQIEVAGAGGNDTIINNTLYRMAADGGSGDDTIYGGAANDILIGSLGNDYLNGRFGNDEISGGWMLYVESSSYVAHQESDGFDHGNDTLIGGSGSDELYGGFGNDKIQGGSGNDNIIGGSGNDTLNGGYGADMIWGDYPDELRHTIGYVENGNDVLNGGRGNDTLSGGDGNDTIFGSFGDDELFGKKGDDLLKGGDGNDRIHGEEGNDELFGQGGVDFLFGQEGNDTLTGGGGFDYTIGGAGSDSIAREWEIIWSDRMFPYFNIRPHDFTSNQDTWI, translated from the coding sequence ATGATCGAATCCCTCGAAGACCGCAAATTGATGACCGCCAACATGGAGATTGGGGAGTCGGTCGTTGTTGGGGGATCAACCTTGCCCAAAGGCAATCAGCAACTGTTCATCCAGGGATCGGCCGGTGACGACCACATCGAAATCTCCTACCACTCACGGCAGGCTGGCGTTACCAAAGTCCAAGCGACCATCCGCGACGCTGACGGGAATGTTTTGATTCAAAACATCTACAACTCCGAAGATTTTGAACAAATCGAAGTTGCTGGAGCAGGCGGAAACGACACGATCATCAACAATACCCTCTACCGCATGGCAGCCGATGGCGGTAGCGGCGATGACACAATCTACGGTGGTGCCGCAAACGATATTCTCATTGGTTCACTTGGAAATGATTACCTAAACGGCCGCTTCGGTAACGATGAAATCTCCGGCGGGTGGATGCTGTATGTGGAATCGTCATCTTACGTTGCCCATCAGGAGTCTGACGGATTTGATCACGGCAATGATACGTTAATTGGTGGCAGCGGCAGCGATGAACTCTACGGCGGATTCGGGAACGACAAAATTCAAGGGGGGAGCGGCAATGACAACATTATCGGCGGCAGTGGTAACGACACACTAAACGGTGGCTACGGCGCAGATATGATTTGGGGCGACTACCCGGATGAACTGAGACATACAATAGGTTACGTTGAGAACGGGAACGACGTGCTCAATGGCGGACGTGGAAACGACACACTTTCCGGCGGCGATGGCAACGATACGATTTTCGGTTCTTTCGGAGATGACGAACTATTCGGCAAGAAAGGCGATGATCTTTTGAAGGGAGGAGACGGTAACGATCGAATCCACGGCGAAGAAGGCAACGATGAACTGTTTGGGCAAGGAGGAGTTGACTTCCTCTTCGGCCAGGAAGGCAACGATACGCTGACCGGTGGCGGTGGCTTCGACTACACAATCGGCGGAGCCGGTTCCGATAGCATCGCACGGGAATGGGAGATCATCTGGTCCGACCGTATGTTTCCTTACTTCAACATCCGTCCACACGATTTCACTTCAAACCAAGATACCTGGATCTAA